In Garra rufa chromosome 15, GarRuf1.0, whole genome shotgun sequence, a single genomic region encodes these proteins:
- the LOC141286831 gene encoding melanocortin receptor 3-like gives MNDSYLQFSKGQKPANSTSLPPNGSTVDPPAGALCEQVQIQAEVFLTLGIVSLLENILVILAVVKNKNLHSPMYFFLCSLAAADMLVSVSNSLETIVIAVLNSRLLVASDHFVRLMDNVFDSMICISLVASICNLLAIAIDRYVTIFYALRYHSIVTVRRALVAIAAIWLVCVVCGIVFIVYSESKTVIVCLITMFFAMLVLMATLYVHMFLLARLHVQRIAALPPAAAGNPAPRQRSCMKGAVTISILLGVFVCCWAPFFLHLILLVSCPHHPLCLCYMSHFTTYLVLIMCNSVIDPLIYACRSLEMRKTFKEILCCFGCQPPL, from the coding sequence ATGAACGACTCGTACCTGCAGTTTTCTAAAGGGCAGAAACCTGCAAACAGCACATCTTTGCCTCCAAATGGCAGCACGGTCGATCCTCCAGCAGGGGCGCTGTGCGAGCAGGTTCAGATCCAGGCGGAGGTTTTTCTCACCTTGGGTATTGTGAGTCTTCTGGAGAACATCCTGGTCATTTTGGCCGTGGTCAAAAACAAGAACCTCCACTCTCCGATGTATTTTTTCCTGTGCAGCCTGGCTGCCGCGGACATGCTGGTGAGTGTTTCGAACTCTTTGGAGACCATTGTCATTGCTGTACTAAACAGTCGCCTTTTAGTGGCTAGTGACCATTTTGTGCGTTTGATGGACAATGTGTTTGATTCAATGATCTGCATTTCTCTCGTGGCATCAATCTGCAACCTCTTGGCGATCGCCATCGACCGCTATGTCACGATTTTTTATGCCTTACGCTACCACAGCATAGTGACCGTACGCAGAGCACTAGTGGCCATTGCTGCGATCTGGTTGGTGTGCGTGGTTTGTGGGATCGTCTTCATCGTTTACTCTGAGAGCAAGACCGTGATTGTTTGTCTAATCACAATGTTCTTTGCCATGCTGGTGCTTATGGCCACTCTCTACGTGCACATGTTTCTTCTCGCCAGACTTCACGTCCAAAGAATTGCAGCATTACCCCCAGCAGCCGCTGGCAACCCGGCTCCACGTCAACGCAGTTGCATGAAGGGAGCCGTGACAATCTCCATCCTCCTCGGCGTGTTTGTGTGTTGCTGGGCGCCATTTTTCCTCCACCTCATTCTGCTGGTGTCCTGTCCGCACCATCCACTCTGCCTCTGCTACATGTCTCACTTCACCACGTATCTGGTCCTCATCATGTGCAACTCTGTGATTGACCCCCTCATCTACGCCTGTCGCAGTCTGGAAATGAGGAAGACCTTTAAGGAGATACTCTGCTGTTTTGGCTGTCAGCCTCCACTTTAG